From the Euphorbia lathyris chromosome 6, ddEupLath1.1, whole genome shotgun sequence genome, one window contains:
- the LOC136233868 gene encoding uncharacterized protein At2g34460, chloroplastic — MAISSPLILRSSLLSTLQIQTHSFSKPCSSISLLSTNFTSRSHPIPSIKMEGSGVTEEITEVTEPKVEGRKKIFVAGATGNTGKRIVEQLLAKGFEVKAGVRDVDKAKTSFSNSKDNPSLQIVKADVTEGSDKLAQVIGNDSDAVICATGFRPGLDLFSPWKVDNFGTVNLVDACRKLGVNRFILISSILVNGAAMGQLFNPAYIFLNVFGLTLVAKLQAEQYIRKSGINYTIIRPGGLKNDPPSGNVVMEPEDTLYEGSISRDLVAEVAAEALVCPESHYKVVEIVSRAEAPKRTYKDLFGSIKDR, encoded by the exons atggccatttcttctccTTTAATCTTAAGAAGCTCTCTTCTTTCTACTCTTCAAATTCAAACCCATTCTTTCTCCAAACCCTGctcttcaatttctttattatCTACTAATTTTACTTCCAGGTCTCACCCTATCCCTTCCATTAAG ATGGAAGGAAGCGGAGTGACTGAAGAAATTACAGAGGTAACAGAACCAAAAGTCGAGGGGAGGAAGAAAATATTTGTAGCTGGAGCAACTGGAAATACCGGTAAAAGGATTGTCGAACAACTGCTTGCAAAAGGTTTTGAGGTCAAGGCTGGGGTTAGAGATGTAGACAAGGCTAAAACTAGCTTTTCCAATTCCAAGGACAATCCATCTCTTCAAATT GTGAAAGCAGATGTAACTGAGGGATCAGATAAACTAGCACAAGTAATAGGGAATGATTCTGATGCTGTAATATGTGCCACTGGGTTCCGCCCTGGATTGGACTTGTTTTCTCCTTGGAAG GTTGATAATTTCGGCACCGTAAACCTAGTTGATGCTTGTCGTAAACTTGGAGTAAACAGATTCATCCTCATCAGCTCAATTTTGGTGAATGGAGCAGCAATGGGTCAATTATTCAATCCAGCTTACATATTTCTCAATGTTTTTGGACTGACCTTAGTGGCCAAGCTTCAGGCGGAGCAATACATTAGGAAATCTGGCATAAACTACACAATAATTAGACCTGGTGGATTAAAAAATGACCCTCCATCTGGAAACGTTGTTATGGAGCCAGAG GATACCCTTTATGAAGGTAGTATATCCAGAGATCTAGTTGCAGAGGTTGCTGCTGAAGCATTAGTCTGTCCGGAATCACATTACAAAGTTGTGGAAATCGTCTCCCGTGCTGAAGCTCCCAAGCGCACATACAAAGATCTTTTTGGTTCGATTAAAGACCGTTGA